ACGAATAAATAAGTATCCAAACacagcaaaaaattaaaattaaagaatgttgagaaacttatttttgattattttgccAAATTTGactagttttaataattaatatttaaaagtctGTACTCTGTAGTCTGTATGCTTGTAATGATTTTAGAAGGTAGAGTACTAGAGTGTAGAATACTGAATAATAGAGTATAGtctatgaacaaaaaaaaaaccatttaaaaaaaccgTCATCCGCGATTCGTTATCATGTTTTACTGCTATCGCCTATTGGAACAAAATAAcatcacagattatataaaaatatataatatataatatatattatattagatatattacatACCAGACAGTAAATAAAAACGGTTTATTGGCGATCAAAAGCTTATCAAATTGATAAGCTGAAACGGGCGCGCTGTGTATTATTtacacagaatagatgaaatcagAATGGACACTCTCCAAAAACCATGATAAGAGCTAAAGTGCCACCAGTGTAGCCATATActaaaactattttcattttctgaTTTATGTCGCAAAAGACCACTCTGTGTAACTGTTTTATTTGGATTTGTTTGTAAGCAAACTGCTTTTTTGGAGCTCGTTtgtaaaaaacaacttaaaaattcatttttcataaaaagtgAACACGAGACATCTACAAGGCCTCTGTCAtacttaatttgatattttgaattttgattactTTGAAATTCTTGTGAtagatttcatctattctgtgcttATACCACGATCtcagagtaataataattattattatatatattattatatattgttttatataatcttgataacatattattaaaaggaaAAGGAAGTGACTATTTTCCATAGATAttaaaagaatggataggccacagatttatatattatatatatatctgtgggATAGGCCTATTAGGCCATACTATCTTATCATACGTGCATGAACGTTACaagcacgaactactacataggactggacactgtataaaataagtgGCTGCAAAGTTGTACGGTGGTCGTACGCTTGCTATGTAGCTGCTCTCTGgtggcatttttttatactgtgctgttgtaaattattttNNNNNNNNNNNNNNNNNNNNNNNNNNNNNNNNNNNNNNNNNNNNNNNNNNNNNNNNNNNNNNNNNNNNNNNNNNNNNNNNNNNNNNNNNNNNNNNNNNNNNNNNNNNNNNNNNNNNNNNNNNNNNNNNNNNNNNNNNNNNNNNNNNNNNNNNNNNNNNNNNNNNNNNNNNNNNNNNNNNNNNNNNNNNNNNNNNNNNNNNNNNNNNNNNNNNNNNNNNNNNNNNNNNNNNNNNNNNNNNNNNNNNNNNNNNNNNNNNNNNNNNNNNNNNNNNNNNNNNNNNNNNNNNNNNNNNNNNNNNNNNNNNNNNNNNNNNNNNNNNNNNNNNNNNNNNNNNNNNNNNNNNNNNNNNNNNNNNNNNNNNNNNNNNNNNNNNNNNNNNNNNNNNNNNNNNNNNNNNNNNNNNNNNNNNNNNNNNNNNNNNNNNNNNNNNNNNNNNNNNNNNNNNNNNNNNNNNNNNNNNNNNNNNNNNNNNNNNNNNNNNNNNNNNNNNNNNNNNNNNNNNNNNNNNNNNNNNNNNNNNNNNNNNNNNNNNNNNNNNNNNNNNNNNNNNNNNNNNNNNNNNNNNNNNNNNNNNNNNNNNNNNNNNNNNNNNNNNNNNNNNNNNNNNNNNNNNNNNNNNNNNNNNNNNNNNNNNNNNNNNNNNNNNNNNNNNNNNNNNNNNNNNNNNNNNNNNNNNNNNNNNNNNNNNNNNNNNNNNNNNNNNNNNNNNNNNNNNNNNNNNNNNNNNNNNNNNNNNNNNNNNNNNNNNNNNNNNNNNNNNNNNNNNNNNNNNNNNNNNNNNNNNNNNNNNNNNNNNNNNNNNNNNNNNNNNNNNNNNNNNNNNNNNNNNNNNNNNNNNNNNNNNNNNNNNNNNNNNNNNNNNNNNNNNNNNNNNNNNNNNNNNNNNNNNNNNNNNNNNNNNNNNNNNNNNNNNNNNNNNNNNNNNNNNNNNNNNNNNNNNNNNNNNNNNNNNNNNNNNNNNNNNNNNNNNNNNNNNNNNNNNNNNNNNNNNNNNNNNNNNNNNNNNNNNNNNNNNNNNNNNNNNNNNNNNNNNNNNNNNNNNNNNNNGATAATTTATCTAGTAAAGCAAggtaaataagtttatatagttgtgatattaattttaattgtttgtgaATATATGAAATACTTTCATAATGTTTTAGCTGTAATAAAAAGCTAGGTAAATTTGggaaatttattcaatttatacaaCTTTTATTGTACTTTCTTAGTCCTCTTCACCTGTTAAtacataaattcatttttttcatagtGATGACCAAGAACTAGTGCCACAACATAATATCACAAAGTCTAAACGAActagtttatttgaaaatttatctaCTGAGACGAGGTAAATTAGTTTATAGTTGTGATATTAATCCTTATTGTGAATAtatgaaatacttttataatgttttagctGTAATAAAAAGCTAGGTAAACTTgggaaatttatataatttatacaacttttattatactttcTTAGTCGTCTTCACCTGTTAAtaaacaaattcatttttttttttagtgatgaCCAAGAACTAGTGCCACAACATATCACAAAGTTTAAGCGGACaagtttatttgataatttatctaGTGAAGCAAGGTAAATAAGTTTATATCAGTGTTTCTCAACCGGTGGTCCGCGGACCGTCCGTGGGCCAGTCATAGGTGGTCCGCGGTACCTTTCTtagttttctattaaaaattattttttttttttgaacagcgAAAAATATTTGTGACAAAAATCACACtaagtaaattattagtaaagtttaataattaaataattatatataatagtacagtaaaataataaaaatttttcaataaattttgtgTATTCTTGttaatgagcaaaaaaaaaaaaaaaggtcttccTAGTTTGTGTAAAATTGAGGTGGTCCGcgacctataaaatattgtggaaGTGGTCCGTGGTGGTAAAAAGGTTGGGAAACACTGGTTTATATAGTTGTGATATTAATCTTAATTGTTTgtgaatatataaaatgctcTCATGATGTATTAGCTGTAATAAAAAACTAGGTAAACTTGggaaatttattcaatttatacaacttttattatactttcTTAGTCCTCTTCACCTGTTAAtacataaattcatttttttcatagtGATGACCAAGAACTAGTGCCACAACATAATATCACAAAGTCTAAACGAActagtttatttgaaaatttatctaCTGAGACGAGGTAAATTAGTTTATAGTTGTGATATTAATCCTTATTGTGAATATATGAAATACTTTCATAATGTTTTAACTGTAAGAAAAAGCTAGGTAAACTTgtgaaattaattcaatttatacaacttttattatactttcTTAGTCCTCTTCACCTGTTAAtaaacaaattcattttttttatagtgatgACCAAGAACTAGTGCCACAACATATCACAAAGTCTAAAGGAACtagtttatttgataatttatctaCTGAGACAAGGTAAATTAGTTtatagttgatattatttttcattttttgtcaatataataaataaaagtgctCATTTAGTTAGATGTTAATGAATAGTTTGTAGtatgttattaacatttattacgaCTTGACACTTtagaagttaataatatatttattgtttagtacaaatgaaaaaagaataaaaaattggaCAAAGTCGGAGACACTTTGCCTTATTGAGgcgtatgaaaataatatttcaatatttgaatccaactcaaaaaaaaggtgggtaagtggatttcgctctgctgtacagtaggttacaagtgggtcactgtataatggatgatattaaatttgaattcaatgatataatatcattgtataagaaaaacgattctgagcggagacggtatgttagtctaggtataagacataatattatattaggtacctataataaattccaaattaatcatatcataatatttattaggtacttataacgcgttatacatcaacaaaaaaccgtggtactatcatagatatataatagtatactttagaagtttcaagtacccacgaataatattatacaatcacaacaaaataactaaaatagttatcctaggtttttaatatgtaatttcgtccaaatttgtacttaaaatgactataaaaataaactgcgtaaatgtattttttagattttttggtaacagtattaattacttacgtggaatcttgttttaaattttcaattcttagatacaaaaattgaacattttataaatttttaactacaaaataatttttcaaattaaaatttgataaattttgtccaaatttgatctttaaatgcttataaaaaaaaattgtgcctatgtatttttaatatttttcaactgatattgtaacaatatatcaggagctttgtattaaatttatacactttttgggccCANNNNNNNNNNNNNNNNNNNNNNNNNNNNNNNNNNNNNNNNNNNNNNNNNNTTTAGAaccatttctataatatttgaagtttgacatacatcaaatatttgacaaattatttgatcgtgtgaacggggctaaatacgccactgggaatggcctatccattattttattatctatgctaTTTTCACGTCCgaagtataaggtctatggaaAACATGTATTTTCACGTCCTGTTCTCTGATTGGTCATGATACTGATAAGTAAATGTACTGATAAAACactaatgataatgataatgatgataatgtGCCCGccacatttgaatattttaaaacatggtaatttattataatttattatttataataagggaagacatttttttaataccacatttatacatttttaatgtttacctatcaaattttataagtttaaatagaCATTTCAGCAATTTGTCATGAGATAAAAAAatcagtataaaattattaattatattatataggtatatgtaataaaataaattgaatgtgTGAAAACTTTACTGTTTTCCATTAATTTTGCAAGGGTTGCAAAACCgtagttttgatttaaaatgttggaTTATACCAACACAATCAAAGTGTGACCACTCTAAACACCTATTACAACATATAGATTTTGTTGTTGAATCTTTCAAACTTATCGTACAGTTCCAAGCCAACTGTCTTCTGTGAAATAGCACCTAACTTCATCTATTGCTACCAATtcatcaataattgtattaaaaatattgtctagaatcatattaatataattttcattgatAAGTATTTTGTCATGTACTGCTGTTCTGGCTACATCTTCATTTACAAAACATGTTGGTATTTCAAATTGCCTTATGTCAATTGGTAGTTTTTCAAATGGAATTAATTTAGattgaatttttcttttttttggaaCTCCAATCACAGTTTTATCTTTTCCTACATTTAacagtagttataataatttccaattaaaatacatcagtataaaattaatattaattttatagttacccTCTGGACGTCCTCGTTTTGGAATGCTTAAAGGAAGAGTTGGCAACATTTCATTAGTACATTCCTCGTCTAAATTACTTAATGTTTGACTTGCATTTGCAGGCATTACTCTACATACTTTAGAGTAAAATTGTCTTGTCCACCTTTCAGCACTAAGATGTAGGTTGTACAATGGTACTGTAAACATTTGTTGTACTTTGAAAATGTGATGATAAGGTAAATTCATACTCGTAGCAAACGAGCACCTACATTTCCATATAGAAGTAGTTAAAATCCCTTTACTAGATTGAATGGTAACTATTTGTGAATTTTCATCTACTGTTTTTATCTGCACATCATCTCATAGTctgaatttttttacaactttatCGAAAGCATATTGAATTAGATGGTGatatattactttttcattgtttattaaatcgttaaaaaaactgggagtttttgaaaaacattcaTAGGCCAAATGGTCTCTTTCCGTCCTAAGAGTTACCATCAACATTTCTAGGCCTGtaaaacaatagttatttagttaaactagttaaatgtgttttttaatgtGTAGTAACCTTGAAATAATTTATCCAGTCTCGAATGTTTAGTTACTACCTGCGTTATTTTTTGATTNNNNNNNNNNNNNNNNNNNNNNNNNNNNNNNNNNNNNNNNNNNNNNNNNNNNNNNNNNNNNNNNNNNNNNNNNNNNNNNNNNNNNNNNNNNNNNNNNNNNNNNNNNNNNNNNNNNNNNNNNNNNNNNNNNNNNNNNNNNNNNNNNNNNNNNNNNNNNNNNNNNNNNNNNNNNNNNNNNNNNNNNNNNNNNNNNNNNNNNNNNNNNNNNNNNNNNNNNNNNNNNNNNNNNNNNNNNNNNNNNNNNNNNNNNNNNNNNNNNNNNNNNNNNNNNNNNNNNNNNNNNNNNNNNNNNNNNNNNNNNNNNNNNNNNNNNNNNNNNNNNNNNNNNNNNNNNNNNNNNNNNNNNNNNNNNNNNNNNNNNNNNNNNNNNNNNNNNNNNNNNNNNNNNNNNNNNNNNNNNNNNNNNNNNNNNNNNNNNNNNNNNNNNNNNNNNNNNNNNNNNNNNNNNNNNNNNNNNNNNNNNNNNNNNNNNNNNNNNNNNNNNNNNNNNNNNNNNNNNNNNNNNNNNNNNNNNNNNNNNNNNNNNNNNNNNNNNNNNNNNNNNNNNNNNNNNNNNNNNNNNNNNNNNNNNNNNNNNNNNNNNNNNNNNNNNNNNNNNNNNNNNNNNNNNNNNNNNNNNNNNNNNNNNNNNNNNNNNNNNNNNNNNNNNNNNNNNNNNNNNNNNNNNNNNNNNNNNNNNNNNNNNNNNNNNNNNNNNNNNNNNNNNNNNNNNNNNNNNNNNNNNNNNNNNNNNNNNNNNNNNNNNNNNNNNNNNNNNNNNNNNNNNNNNNNNNNNNNNNNNNNNNNNNNNNNNNNNNNNNNNNNNNNNNNNNNNNNNNNNNNNNNNNNNNNNNNNNNNNNNNNNNNNNNNNNNNNNNNNNNNNNNNNNNNNNNNNNNNNNNNNNNNNNNNNNNNNNNNNNNNNNNNNNNNNNNNNNNNNNNNNNNNNNNNNNNNNNNNNNNNNNNNNNNNNNNNNNNNNNNNNNNNNNNNNNNNNNNNNNNNNNNNNNNNNNNNNNNNNNNNNNNNNNNNNNNNNNNNNNNNNNNNNNNNNNNNNNNNNNNNNNNNNNNNNNNNNNNNNNNNNNNNNNNNNNNNNNNNNNNNNNNNNNNNNNNNNNNNNNNNNNNNNNNNNNNNNNNNNNNNNNNNNNNNNNNNNNNNNNNNNNNNNNNNNNNNNNNNNNNNNNNNNNNNNNNNNNNNNNNNNNNNNNNNNNNNNNNNNNNNNNNNNNNNNNNNNNNNNNNNNNNNNNNNNNNNNNNNNNNNNNNNNNNNNNNNNNNNNNNNNNNNNNNNNNNNNNNNNNNNNNNNNNNNNNNNNNNNNNNNNNNNNNNNNNNNNNNNNNNNNNNNNNNNNNNNNNNNNNNNNNNNNNNNNNNNNNNNNNNNNNNNNNNNNNNNNNNNNNNNNNNNNNNNNNNNNNNNNNNNNNNNNNNNNNNNNNNNNNNNNNNNNNNNNNNNNNNNNNNNNNNNNNNNNNNNNNNNNNNNNNNNNNNNNNNNNNNNNNNNNNNNNNNNNNNNNNNNNNNNNNNNNNNNNNNNNNNNNNNNNNNNNNNNNNNNNNNNNNNNNNNNNNNNNNNNNNNNNNNNNNNNNNNNNNNNNNNNNNNNNNNNNNNNNNNNNNNNNNNNNNNNNNNNNNNNNNNNNNNNNNNNNNNNNNNNNNNNNNNNNNNNNNNNNNNNNNNNNNNNNNNNNNNNNNNNNNNNNNNNNNNNNNNNNNNNNNNNNNNNNNNNNNNNNNNNNNNNNNNNNNNNNNNNNNNNNNNNNNNNNNNNNNNNNNNNNNNNNNNNNNNNNNNNNNNNNNNNNNNNNNNNNNNNNNNNNNNNNNNNNNNNNNNNNNNNNNNNNNNNNNNNNNNNNNNNNNNNNNNNNNNNNNNNNNNNNNNNNNNNNNNNNNNNNNNNNNNNNNNNNNNNNNNNNNNNNNNNNNNNNNNNNNNNNNNNNNNNNNNNNNNNTTTTTTTACTGTATCTATGTATTTCTTGTCTGTAATGTTGTAAAAGCCGTCTGgcgttgattataataataaataaataaataaataaataaatataatattaacaaagctCGCTGCAAGCTCAACTCTTGGATCGACGCGGAGTATACATACACTCACCGACGATAaaggtaaaatgtaataatgtataaaaataattttttatttcaacctGGAAATTTCACGAGATGTCATGGCctaatattacgtaggtatctTATCGTTTAAATTCGTTTAAGCTCTGATGCCAGCCGAAGAAATCGTGAAAAGAAGATTAAGAAGACAAAAGTCAAAGAACAATCCAATAAATCCTAACTGTCTTAGTCAATTAGTTATTGAGAATGATTGGTGTTATTTGGGTGACAAATCGACACGATTTTTATTGCATGATAACGGAATTGACGAAACTGAACGGATAATTGTTTTTGCAAcagataattgtttaaaatatttaactgaagCTTCTACCTGGTATATGGACGGACATTTTTCAATGGCTCCACTGTTATTCCAACAACTGTACGTCATTCGTGTTAAAGTAAATAGTGTTTTTATAACTGCggcttttatttttaagtaaaaataaaacagaatcTAGTTACGAAGAAATGCttcaaatcataattcataaatgtgCCGAAAGAAATTTGTTTCCGGACCCACAAACAATTAATGTGGACTTTGAAAAAGCAGTAATCAATGCTATAAAATCTGTTATTGGAGAAGATGTACAAATCCAGGGATGCTTTTTTCATCTCTGTCAAAGTACCCACAGAAAAATACAACAGTTAGGTCTTGAACAATTATATAGGTCAAATGAAGAGTTTTCCCATTTTTGTGGCATGTTAGACAGTCTGGCGtttttaccaataaattatattaatacaggtaagtaattacaacttaaaatataattttaaataatttaaaatatgggaAAATTAGGGGTACCCCtctataatgtacaatttactcataatataagtatagtttgAGATAGTATTACgctattgaattaatttattttattattacagtaggctaacacagtattaaatattttataaatttgttactacataaataaatttttttgaactgctattataaaaacttacgaGTAGAGCCCGGAACTTGatgcatttgcatttttttttctaatgattATATTCGAGGCTCATCTTTATAGAAATTCAACTAATTTcacacaaaattgaaaattcaacagtacaaatttaattttggattttttgcaTTTGTTTGGTATTTGTTGGTtgcatttttttcgttttttaggtcatcaagtCCTTACTTATGAGTAACATAAGTAGTaacattgttttacattttcaagctttttaagtCGATgactattttagaaaaaaaaaatttaaaaaaatttaaaacatcaaatgtctataaatagcttgaTTTGTTCAAGGTTTAACGTATTTAAAAAGTGTCATGTCTGAAGAAGCTACAGATTTAGTCGAGTATTTTGAGCGCACATATATAGGGTCGTATAAAAGAGTTGGGAACGGACAATCGGAGTTACGaataaaaatgagaaaaacATCTCCTCATTTTCCACCATCTGTCTGGAATGTAAGAGACGCAACATTAAACAACGGAGATCGAACTAACAATGTATGTGAAGGATGGAATAATCGGTTTTCCAACTTagtaagtacttatttattattaggtattaaaattcaattaaaatattcaatacaatttgtttaatattgatttaggtGAATCACAAGCATCCAACAATTTGGACATTAATTACCAAGATGCGGCATGAAAATGCAGCAGACGAAACTAAAGTAGCACAGCGTCAACTGGGTACCATCGGACCaccatcgaaaaaaaaaaaaaaagatatattaaaaCATCTTTGCGAAGAGTTCGATGGTGGAAGTAGAGACAttccaaattttttaaatgcgattgctaattttattagaaagtaataaaatgttctatttttaaaaacttttttttttttaattttaagaaaataatttaggtagacatttttttagcaaattatttaatattttattttattttattgtttattattttatataatttgaccaTTTGACTAATGTGTGTACAGTATATAGGTGCCTTCCCAAAGTCATATCAGAACTAATggtactttcctgttatacgagacTACCTTAATTTTATTGCcttctttgatatattttttaataatgtgtattgtggGGATGGTCAaaatgaaataaagaaaaaaattaaatacctacatagtaattatttgtaatgtattttacacgGTTAAGTGCCAAATTTGGCGCGGGGTAGGTacggaaaacaataaaataatagtaataatactgcAAAGTGTTAaatccacaaataaaataattaataatttatgtattgtgGGGAtcacattcaaattttataaaaaaaaattaaatacataataattattcgtaatgTACCAATTTGCCGTGGGAAACACCAAtgacaaaaactaataatatatgtaatgctAGATATACAATCGCagcttatttagtattattttaattcatctaTAATATCAGCTAAGATAGGTAGTCGCGATAACGGAAGTAGTCTTGGGTGGTAGTCGCGATAATAGCCGTAGTCTAGAAAGTATAATTTTGGTAGTCTTAGATAACAGGATTGAAATGTTGAACGAAACAGGGTAATCTCGTATAAAAGGAAAGTACCGAACTAATCATAAAAAACAGAAAAGTtgaataaaaaccaataaaaattgtaatgggtattatgaaaatattaaaatttaattaatattataaataatttatacatttttatttacataatggtAATCGTTTCCGTCACCGCTATCtttggattttttaattaattttcggaCAGTATAAAATTCTACGGCAGCGTAGCGTCCCTGTAAAGACATTGTGGCGCACAATTTGGAGTTTGGGAACCGCTGGTCTTAGGcttgaaacaatatacaatcCATATTTGtaggaaattattaattaagttcgATAGTCGATACAAATGTGtttaaattgcattataaaaatgtaatctaatgactaaaattaaatgttcaagttccccgtacataaattattgtttttataccatttaaataaaaaatataaaaagattttttctacattttaggattatatttttataccatttgaTATTTTGACCCAGAATTATATCAATTCACTATCGTTAAGTTACACGGAATATGGAATATGGAAGGATCTGGTATGgatttaaaactattgtttgtgttatttgtattactttttatttttttgtaattgtattatttttcttacattttaaaatcttgtgCAAACCGCAAGGTGACGTCGTTTACgctttacaaattacaataggtaagtttttgaaattaatttc
This portion of the Acyrthosiphon pisum isolate AL4f chromosome A1, pea_aphid_22Mar2018_4r6ur, whole genome shotgun sequence genome encodes:
- the LOC107885917 gene encoding uncharacterized protein LOC107885917, with amino-acid sequence MLQIIIHKCAERNLFPDPQTINVDFEKAVINAIKSVIGEDVQIQGCFFHLCQSTHRKIQQLGLEQLYRSNEEFSHFCGMLDSLAFLPINYINTGLTYLKSVMSEEATDLVEYFERTYIGSYKRVGNGQSELRIKMRKTSPHFPPSVWNVRDATLNNGDRTNNVCEGWNNRFSNLVNHKHPTIWTLITKMRHENAADETKVAQRQLGTIGPPSKKKKKDILKHLCEEFDGGSRDIPNFLNAIANFIRK